Proteins encoded by one window of Lathyrus oleraceus cultivar Zhongwan6 chromosome 1, CAAS_Psat_ZW6_1.0, whole genome shotgun sequence:
- the LOC127106132 gene encoding uncharacterized protein LOC127106132, translated as MYTIEFQKRGLPHAHILIFLHPSNKYPTPSDIDRIISAEIPDQDTNEELYNLVKTHMIHGPCGFANRSSPCMKDGKCSKYFPKQFQPETIVDQDGFPIYRRRDNGHTVLKNGIQVDNWNVVPYNAKLLTKYQAHINMEWCNQSTSIKYLFKYINKGYDRITAAIVPNDDGTSNQPHNIDEIKQYIDCRYVSPSEASWRIFSFPIHGRKPAVERLYFHCEGQNSVYYTDFDRINTVLEKPSVTESMFTSWFEANCKYPEAQNLTYNKFVSKFVYVKKKREWKPRQKGYTIGRLIWVPPTTGELYYLRLMLTHVKGPRSYNDIKTVNNVKYDTFRDACFAMGFIGNDREFIAAIKEANHWGSGSINRPRHVWSKTCHLLADGILYAQQRIANNRGLRLSDEEIMNLTLIEIERNLQRKSRSLKEFAGMPYPSGYVVNMLNVYEQRGVFKRIMEAVNNQQGGVFFLYGYGGTGKTYMWRTLASYIRSKKQICLTVASSGIASLLLPGGRTAHSMFKIPIPTMESSTCNIDKGSDRAELLKMAKLIIWDEAPMAHKFCFEAFDKTLKDIMGRSNCSDKLFGGKVIVFGGDFRQILPVISRGSRSNIIHSTINSSYIWDHCVVLKLTKNMRLQQADNTSSTSELELFSNWILKVDDGKLEQPNDGYTDIPIPNDFLISNYDDPLEAIVSETYPNFLNNYKNPEFLQSRVILAGTIETVDIINQYVLGFIPGEEKEYLSSDSVDTFDGEGNEAFDVLTPEFLNTLTTFGLPNHKIKLKIGTPIMLLRNIDQPEGLCNGIRLIVPRLENHVIEAKIISGKNIGGVIYIPRMDMTPTQSPWPFKMTRRQFPITICYAMTINKSQGESLDYVGLYLPRSVFSHGHLYVAISRVKSKKGLKILIHDKDNHPLNSTTNVVFKEVFENL; from the exons ATGTATACAATTGAGTTTCAAAAGAGAGGATTACCACATGCTCACATCTTAATTTTCCTCCATCCATCTAACAAATATCCAACTCCAAGTGATATTGATCGCATTATTTCAGCTGAAATACCTGACCAAGATACCAATGAAGAGTTGTATAATTTGGTTAAAACTCACATGATTCATGGCCCGTGTGGATTTGCAAATCGATCTTCACCGTGCATGAAAGATGGAAAATGTTCTAAATATTTTCCAAAACAGTTTCAGCCCGAAACAATTGTTGATCAAGATGGGTTTCCGATATATAGAAGAAGGGACAATGGACATACAGTTCTTAAGAATGGAATTCAAGTCGATAACTGGAATGTTGTTCCATACAATGCAAAGTTGTTGACAAAGTACCAAGCTCACATAAACATGGAATGGTGCAATCAAAGTACATCGATTAAGTACTTATTCAAGTACATCAACAAAGGTTACGACAGAATCACCGCTGCCATTGTACCGAATGATGATGGAACTTCCAACCAGCCGCATAATATTGATGAGATCAAACAGTATATTGATTGTAG GTACGTTTCTCCGAGTGAAGCATCTTGGAGGATATTTTCCTTTCCAATCCATGGTAGAAAACCAGCTGTTGAGAGATTGTACTTTCATTGTGAAGGTCAAAATTCGGTATATTACACTGATTTTGATCGTATCAATACAGTTCTGGAAAAACCAAGTGTAACTGAATCGATGTTTACATCATGGTTCGAAGCAAATTGCAAGTATCCTGAAGCACAAAATTTAACTTACAACAAATTTGTTTCAAAATTTGTTTATGTTAAGAAAAAAAGAGAATGGAAACCCCGTCAAAAAGGTTACACAATTGGTAGGCTTATATGGGTTCCTCCAACAACTGGCGAATTGTACTATCTTAGATTGATGCTCACACATGTCAAAGGCCCCCGCAGTTATAATGATATAAAAACAGTGAATAACGTAAAATATGATACTTTCCGGGATGCCTGTTTTGCTATGGGTTTTATCGGCAATGATAGAGAATTCATTGCAGCTATTAAAGAGGCAAATCATTGGGGTTCAG GCAGCATTAACAGGCCAAGACATGTATGGAGTAAAACATGTCATCTCTTAGCTGATGGAATACTATATGCTCAACAGCGAATTGCAAACAATAGAG GTTTGAGGTTGTCGGATGAAGAGATAATGAATTTAACATTAATTGAGATTGAACGAAATCTTCAAAGGAAGAGCCGAAGTCTAAAGGAATTTGCTGGAATGCCTTATCCAAGTGGATATGTG GTAAATATGTTAAATGTTT atGAGCAAAGAGGTGTATTCAAGCGAATAATGGAAGCAGTAAACAATCAACAAGGAGGCGTATTTTTTTTGTATGGATACGGTGGCACAGGGAAAACCTACATGTGGAGAACTCTAGCTTCCTACATAAGATCAAAGAAACAAATTTGTTTAACTGTTGCTTCATCGGGCATAGCTTCACTACTACTTCCAGGAGGTCGAACGGCTCATTCAATGTTCAAGATTCCAATACCTACAATGGAGTCTTCTACATGTAATATCGACAAAGGTAGTGATCGTGCAGAGCTACTAAAAATGGCAAAGTTGATAATTTGGGATGAAGCTCCAATGGCACacaaattttgttttgaagcgtttgataaaacccttaaagaCATAATGGGGCGTTCCAATTGTTCTGACAAATTATTCGGAGGGAAAGTAATTGTATTTGGTGGAGATTTTCGGCAAATATTACCAGTTATATCAAGGGGCAGCCGTTCAAATATAATACATTCTACAATAAATTCATCATACATCTGGGATCATTGTGTTGTGCTGAAGCTTACAAAGAACATGCGACTCCAACAAGCCGACAATACTTCAAGTACATCTGAATTAGAATTGTTTTCTAATTGGATATTAAAAGTTGACGATGGGAAATTGGAACAACCTAACGATGGTTACACGGATATTCCTATTCCAAATGATTTCTTAATTTCTAACTATGATGATCCACTAGAAGCCATTGTTAGTGAAACATATCCGAATTTTCTTAACAATTACAAGAATCCAGAATTTTTGCAATCAAGAGTTATATTGGCAGGAACAATTGAAACGGTTGACATCATAAATCAATACGTTTTGGGATTCATACCAG GTGAAGAAAAGGAATATTTAAGTTCAGATTCTGTAGACACTTTTGACGGTGAAGGAAATGAAGCTTTTGATGTTTTGACCCCGGAATTTTTGAATACACTTACAACTTTCGGTCTACCTAACCACAAGATTAAATTGAAGATTGGGACCCCTATTATGTTGCTTCGAAACATTGATCAACCTGAAGGTCTCTGCAATGGAATAAGGCTTATAGTTCCAAGATTGGAAAACCACGTTATCGAGGCAAAGATTATATCTGGAAAGAATATTGGAGGGGTTATCTATATTCCAAGAATGGATATGACTCCAACACAATCTCCGTGGCCATTCAAAATGACTAGAAGGCAATTTCCCATAACTATATGTTATGCTATGACAATTAACAAATCTCAAGGTGAGTCATTGGATTATGTTGGATTGTATTTGCCTAGAAGTGTATTTAGTCATGGTCACCTATATGTTGCAATATCAAGGGTCAAAAGCAAAAAAGGGCTTAAGATATTAATCCATGACAAGGATAACCATCCATTGAATTCTACAACAAACGTCGTGttcaaagaagtttttgaaaacttATAG